In Rattus rattus isolate New Zealand chromosome 9, Rrattus_CSIRO_v1, whole genome shotgun sequence, a genomic segment contains:
- the LOC116908758 gene encoding mitochondrial import receptor subunit TOM7 homolog, giving the protein MVKLSEEAKQRLQQLFKGGPFATRWGFIPLVVYLGFIRGADSGMPEPSALNLLWG; this is encoded by the coding sequence ATGGTGAAGCTGAGTGAAGAAGCCAAACAGAGGCTGCAGCAGCTCTTCAAGGGCGGCCCGTTTGCCACCCGCTGGGGCTTTATTCCTCTGGTGGTTTACCTGGGATTTATAAGGGGTGCAGATTCTGGAATGCCTGAACCATCAGCTTTAAACCTACTTTGGGGATAA